One window from the genome of Haloprofundus halobius encodes:
- a CDS encoding 6-pyruvoyl trahydropterin synthase family protein, producing MTRSVLEDDSDDLASRAGERVLHIGRDRPIRISAGHRLMHHDGKCSRPHGHNYEISVRLVGELTEEGWVVDKGEVTAIIDEWDHMFLLEDGDPLVEAFAAAGDADATVVLDAPPTAEVMSVLLEEKLSEALPDTVRDVAVEVSETSELCGGGF from the coding sequence ATGACTCGGAGCGTACTCGAAGACGACTCGGATGATCTCGCCTCCCGCGCCGGCGAGCGAGTCCTCCACATCGGCCGCGACCGGCCCATCCGCATCAGCGCGGGTCACCGTCTCATGCACCACGACGGGAAGTGTAGCCGCCCGCACGGTCACAACTACGAGATTTCGGTCCGCCTCGTCGGCGAGCTCACCGAGGAGGGGTGGGTCGTCGACAAGGGCGAGGTCACGGCGATTATCGACGAATGGGACCACATGTTCCTCCTCGAAGACGGCGACCCGCTGGTCGAGGCGTTCGCCGCCGCCGGCGACGCCGACGCGACGGTCGTTCTCGACGCGCCGCCAACCGCCGAAGTGATGAGCGTCCTCTTGGAGGAGAAGCTCTCCGAGGCGTTGCCCGACACCGTCCGTGACGTCGCCGTCGAGGTGAGCGAGACGAGCGAACTCTGTGGTGGCGGTTTCTGA
- a CDS encoding acyl-CoA thioesterase, with protein sequence MDGRLSPMPAFAYEIDLEVRFRDLDPLGHVNHAVHASYCEQARIRYLRDVLGFTGDDVPMVVANLELDYRKPITFDDDLTVAVAVTTLGESSFTMAYELRADDETAATAETTQVVIDPETHRPTPVPTAWRERLVDHEPALD encoded by the coding sequence ATGGACGGACGACTCTCGCCGATGCCAGCGTTCGCCTACGAGATCGACCTCGAAGTCCGCTTCCGCGACCTCGACCCGCTCGGCCACGTCAACCACGCCGTCCACGCCAGTTACTGTGAGCAGGCGCGCATCCGCTACCTCCGCGACGTGCTCGGCTTCACCGGCGACGACGTCCCGATGGTCGTCGCCAACCTCGAACTCGACTACCGGAAGCCCATCACGTTCGACGACGATCTCACGGTGGCCGTCGCGGTGACGACCCTCGGCGAGTCGAGTTTCACGATGGCGTACGAACTACGCGCGGACGACGAGACGGCCGCCACCGCCGAGACGACGCAGGTCGTCATCGACCCCGAGACCCATCGTCCGACGCCGGTGCCGACGGCGTGGCGGGAGCGACTCGTCGACCACGAACCGGCGCTCGACTGA
- a CDS encoding class I SAM-dependent methyltransferase — translation MTERTESDAGTGRKRENARSFGRAASAYFDSDVHRRGDGDDLQTLAEWCTGADRALDVATGAGHTAGALADGGVPEVVAADIAPEMVATATREYRVSGVVADAERLPFADDAFDALTCRIAAHHFPDPEAFASEVARVLEPGGVLAFEDNVAPEDDDLAAFLDGVERIRDPTHVSLYSESRWRERFESVGLSVAESAVTKMRLEYGPWVERTDVPAADRAELERRFRNAPDAARDLYEIELDGDDVRAFSNRKVLLRAVA, via the coding sequence ATGACCGAACGCACCGAGTCGGACGCCGGCACGGGCCGAAAGCGCGAGAACGCGCGCTCGTTCGGACGCGCGGCCTCGGCGTACTTCGACAGCGACGTCCACCGTCGCGGCGACGGCGACGACCTGCAGACCCTCGCCGAGTGGTGCACCGGTGCCGACCGCGCGCTCGACGTGGCGACGGGCGCAGGTCACACCGCGGGAGCGCTCGCCGACGGGGGCGTCCCCGAGGTGGTCGCCGCCGACATCGCGCCGGAGATGGTCGCCACCGCGACGCGCGAGTACCGCGTCTCGGGCGTCGTCGCCGACGCCGAGCGCCTCCCGTTCGCGGACGACGCGTTCGACGCCCTTACGTGTCGTATCGCCGCCCACCACTTCCCCGACCCCGAGGCGTTCGCCTCGGAGGTCGCCAGAGTGCTCGAACCGGGCGGCGTCCTCGCCTTCGAGGACAACGTCGCGCCCGAAGACGACGACCTCGCGGCGTTCCTCGACGGGGTAGAGCGCATCCGCGACCCGACGCACGTCTCGCTGTATTCGGAGTCGCGGTGGCGCGAGCGATTCGAATCGGTCGGCCTGTCCGTCGCCGAGTCGGCGGTGACGAAGATGCGTCTCGAATACGGACCGTGGGTCGAACGCACCGACGTTCCGGCCGCCGACCGTGCGGAACTCGAACGCCGATTTCGAAACGCGCCCGACGCGGCGCGCGACCTGTACGAGATCGAACTCGACGGCGACGACGTTCGCGCGTTCTCGAACCGCAAGGTCCTGCTGCGGGCCGTCGCGTAA
- the queC gene encoding 7-cyano-7-deazaguanine synthase QueC, producing MNPDNSENADSTPTDDDTSEKRAVVLVSGGMDSATTAYEAEGRGYDLYFLHTSYGQKTETREYDCARKLADEMGARDFLHIETDHLKRIGASSLTDDAMAVADADTESDDIPDTYVPFRNANLLSMAVSYAEATDCEAVFVGAHSEDYAGYPDCRPAFFEAFEAMVDVGTKPETNVSVEVPFVNDSKTDIAARGVELGVPFEHTWSCYRAEEPACGTCDSCAYRLQAFQNVGVRDPIEYAERPQYAD from the coding sequence ATGAATCCCGACAACTCCGAAAACGCAGATTCGACCCCGACCGACGACGACACCAGCGAGAAACGCGCCGTCGTGCTCGTCTCCGGCGGGATGGACAGCGCGACGACCGCCTACGAGGCGGAGGGGCGCGGCTACGACCTCTACTTCCTGCACACCTCCTACGGCCAGAAGACCGAGACCAGAGAGTACGACTGCGCGAGGAAACTCGCCGACGAGATGGGCGCGCGCGACTTCCTGCACATCGAGACTGACCACCTGAAGCGCATCGGCGCGTCGAGCCTCACCGACGACGCGATGGCCGTCGCGGACGCGGACACCGAGAGCGACGACATCCCGGACACCTACGTCCCGTTCCGCAACGCGAACCTGCTGTCGATGGCCGTCTCGTACGCCGAAGCCACCGACTGCGAGGCCGTCTTCGTCGGCGCGCACTCCGAGGACTACGCGGGCTACCCCGACTGCCGCCCGGCGTTCTTCGAGGCGTTCGAGGCGATGGTCGACGTGGGGACGAAACCCGAGACGAACGTCTCGGTCGAGGTTCCGTTCGTGAACGACTCGAAGACCGACATCGCCGCCCGCGGCGTCGAACTCGGCGTCCCGTTCGAGCACACCTGGAGCTGCTACCGCGCCGAGGAACCCGCCTGCGGCACCTGCGACTCCTGCGCCTATCGGCTGCAGGCGTTCCAGAACGTCGGCGTCCGCGACCCCATCGAGTACGCCGAACGGCCGCAGTACGCCGACTGA
- a CDS encoding NAD(P)/FAD-dependent oxidoreductase, with protein sequence MTHVAVVGGGPAGLSAALFAAKNGLEVTVFDTDATPMHRARLFNYLGVGESDGVDGTAFVERARRQVDRYGVDWRHETVTGLLKDGSEFVVTTDAGECAADYVVLASGRARELAAELGCDRTADGTVVADRDGRTSVAGVYAAGWVARGEKVQAIISAGDGAAAALDILSEVRGAPFHDFDYADADRDADDGKRSAT encoded by the coding sequence ATGACACACGTGGCTGTCGTCGGCGGGGGACCGGCCGGGCTCAGCGCCGCGTTGTTCGCGGCCAAAAACGGGCTCGAAGTGACCGTGTTCGACACCGACGCGACGCCGATGCACCGCGCGCGGCTGTTCAACTACCTCGGCGTCGGCGAGAGCGACGGCGTCGACGGTACGGCGTTCGTCGAGCGCGCGCGGCGACAGGTCGACCGCTACGGCGTCGACTGGCGACACGAGACCGTGACGGGGCTGCTGAAAGACGGCTCGGAGTTCGTCGTCACGACCGACGCGGGCGAGTGCGCCGCCGACTACGTCGTCCTCGCCTCGGGTCGGGCGCGCGAACTCGCCGCCGAGTTGGGCTGCGACCGCACCGCCGACGGTACCGTCGTCGCCGACAGAGACGGCCGGACGAGCGTCGCCGGCGTCTACGCCGCCGGGTGGGTCGCTCGCGGAGAGAAAGTACAGGCGATCATCTCGGCCGGCGACGGGGCGGCCGCCGCACTCGACATCCTGAGCGAGGTCCGGGGAGCCCCGTTTCACGACTTCGACTACGCTGACGCGGACAGGGACGCGGACGACGGAAAACGCTCCGCCACGTGA
- a CDS encoding 7-carboxy-7-deazaguanine synthase QueE, with translation MPVTSNVDDRERGGAERLAADAPDGDALPINELFVSLQGEGKLAGVPSVFVRTSGCNLRCWFCDSYHTSWEPTHAWMGLDEILAEIESFDADHVVLTGGEPLIHDASATLLEELAERGYHTTVETNGTIVPDAPVDLASISPKLASSTPTPERDPTGEGEWTERHEKRRIDLDALATLVDRFDFQLKFVVTGVDDMPEIETLVADLREASNMPIYDDDVLLMPEGQTREQLDATRATVADLALEHGYRYTPRIHVDLWNDAPEK, from the coding sequence ATGCCCGTCACCTCGAACGTCGACGACCGCGAACGCGGCGGCGCTGAGCGACTCGCCGCCGACGCCCCCGACGGCGACGCGCTCCCGATAAACGAGTTGTTCGTCTCGCTGCAGGGAGAGGGGAAACTCGCGGGCGTCCCGAGCGTCTTCGTCCGGACCAGCGGCTGTAACCTCCGCTGCTGGTTCTGCGACTCCTATCACACCTCGTGGGAGCCGACCCACGCGTGGATGGGCCTCGACGAGATTCTGGCGGAAATCGAGTCGTTCGACGCCGACCACGTCGTCCTGACGGGCGGCGAACCGCTGATTCACGACGCGTCGGCGACGCTTCTCGAAGAACTCGCCGAGCGAGGCTACCACACCACCGTCGAGACCAACGGAACCATCGTCCCCGACGCACCGGTCGACCTGGCGAGTATCAGCCCGAAACTCGCGAGCAGTACGCCGACGCCCGAACGCGACCCCACGGGTGAGGGCGAGTGGACCGAGCGCCACGAGAAGCGCCGCATCGACCTCGACGCGCTCGCGACGCTCGTCGACCGCTTCGACTTCCAGTTGAAGTTCGTCGTCACCGGTGTCGACGACATGCCCGAAATCGAGACGCTGGTCGCCGACCTCCGCGAGGCGTCGAACATGCCCATCTACGACGACGACGTGCTGTTGATGCCCGAAGGGCAGACCCGCGAACAGTTGGACGCCACGCGCGCCACCGTCGCCGACCTGGCGCTCGAACACGGCTACCGCTACACTCCCCGAATCCACGTCGATCTGTGGAACGACGCGCCCGAAAAATAA